A stretch of Henckelia pumila isolate YLH828 chromosome 4, ASM3356847v2, whole genome shotgun sequence DNA encodes these proteins:
- the LOC140863128 gene encoding phospholipase A1-IIdelta-like, producing the protein MATEATWEELLGSKNWEGLLDPLNLSLRKLILRCGNFCQGTYDAFDNDEISKYAGSSRYGKKSFFRKVKLESASDYQVQAFLYATAKVSFAQAIFMHSMSHDSWDQESNWIGYIAVTTDEVSKALGRREIYVAWRGTIRNYEWMNDLYDGLESIEELLHPEIVGIHRKVPKVMAGWLKLYVTSNPDSPFTKFSARTQVRAKIQELIDLYKDEKLSIVVTGHSLGASLATLSAFDLVENGIRDVPVAAVVFCSPHVGEEDFVDRVSKYPNLKVLHIKNKQDLVPAYPLEILGFRNLGTTLEIDNAKSPNLKLSTNFFDWHNLEALLHTVAGWNGEEQAFELKVKRSLALVNKSSGIIKDEYLIPSSWWMVENKGMILDESNGEWILAPPDAEDLPEPESFSFEKLP; encoded by the exons ATGGCTACAGAAGCTACATGGGAAGAGCTATTGGGGAGCAAGAACTGGGAAGGGCTTCTGGATCCATTGAACCTCAGCCTCCGGAAACTGATCCTCCGATGCGGCAACTTCTGCCAAGGAACATACGACGCCTTCGACAATGACGAAATCTCCAAATACGCAGGCAGCAGCAGGTATGGCAAGAAATCTTTTTTCAGAAAAGTGAAGCTCGAATCGGCTTCCGATTACCAGGTCCAAGCTTTCCTTTATGCCACTGCCAAAGTCAGCTTCGCCCAGGCCATTTTTATGCATTCCATGTCTCACGACTCTTGGGACCAAGAATCCAACTGGATTGGCTATATTGCTGTCACAACCGATGAGGTTAGCAAGGCCTTGGGCCGCCGCGAAATCTACGTCGCGTGGCGTGGAACCATCAGAAACTACGAGTGGATGAATGACTTGTATGACGG GCTTGAGTCTATCGAAGAATTGCTACATCCAGAAATTGTAGGAATCCATAGAAAAGTGCCTAAAGTTATGGCAGGTTGGTTGAAACTATACGTTACGAGCAATCCCGATTccccattcacaaaattcagCGCAAGGACACAGGTGAGAGCAAAGATCCAAGAACTGATAGACCTGTATAAAGACGAAAAATTGAGCATTGTAGTAACAGGGCATAGCCTTGGTGCTAGTTTAGCAACATTATCTGCTTTCGATCTTGTCGAAAACGGGATCAGGGATGTACCGGTTGCGGCTGTCGTGTTCTGTAGTCCTCATGTGGGGGAGGAGGATTTCGTCGACAGAGTGAGTAAGTATCCAAATCTCAAGGTTCTGCACATCAAGAACAAACAAGATTTGGTTCCTGCTTATCCCCTTGAAATACTGGGATTCAGAAACCTCGGAACTACGCTGGAAATCGATAACGCCAAGTCTCCGAATTTGAAGCTCAGCACTAATTTTTTTGACTGGCATAATCTGGAAGCGCTGCTGCACACTGTAGCTGGTTGGAATGGCGAAGAACAGGCCTTTGAATTGAAGGTGAAGAGGAGTTTGGCGTTGGTGAACAAGTCTAGTGGAATTATCAAGGATGAGTATTTGATTCCGAGTAGTTGGTGGATGGTGGAGAACAAAGGTATGATTCTTGATGAGAGTAATGGAGAATGGATTTTGGCCCCACCCGACGCCGAAGATCTGCCGGAACCCGAATCTTTTTCGTTCGAAAAATTGCCTTGA
- the LOC140863127 gene encoding uncharacterized protein yields MEDKKLNFNRPFLSVRRNSPAVTSQKDDKGKTGNFVPVTPQLPSYRSQLKSGPIRNPGVVPFQWEQTPGQPKEASKQETRNHDRPPSAPKLPPGRCPQASQQHSCQVIPNENSSQIVTVARDSQSGLHHDENFKNLERYDEITEKGMHSESGDSDEGYFDAPDTLSRTESFFINCSVSGLSGFDDLDTEPPKSFLTDTKSREFMMDRFLPAAKAMASETPHCASEKEAITREQPQQSKKIVNSSKPLLRYGPSFAKRYSYCHETEEDQEEEESDDDYMQHKRFPGVCGLLPRFCSRSSLGVLNAVPAMSMRTRVPIYANTTQNRSSSAGSYSETRNKSKPDHSELKSVDTIQTSELGVNKTNSGNEHVQLENHNAPTSCNAPFLFIEEQEVTGVPEETKNTGINAKTFQELLADQGSLEESDAGEPAVEKTLYVDTMKIVGTESTASCSPPTDEDAKGVPVSGEVVNISANKVVLDVAEAYGENEDVNLSSTMTKNVKDMDKDSSESLDNQPPKTLALEKGTHPNHPRYPVPPSLPKSPSDSWLGRTLPSISMKKSHLRSSFAVATNPQNHYPKAPRGDITWETFVKSTKELLAPIPEG; encoded by the exons ATGGAGGACAAGAAACTGAATTTCAATCGACCATTTCTGTCAGTGAGACGAAATTCGCCAGCGGTGACCTCTCAAAAGGATGACAAAGGTAAAACAGGCAATTTTGTGCCTGTTACACCTCAGCTTCCTTCTTATCGATCACAACTCAAGTCTGGCCCAATCAGAAATCCTGGAGTCGTGCCTTTTCAATGGGAACAGACCCCTGGACAACCAAAGGAAGCGTCGAAGCAAGAAACTCGAAACCACGACAGACCTCCAAGTGCCCCTAAGCTCCCTCCTGGCAGATGTCCACAAGCTAGCCAGCAGCATTCATGTCAAGTTATTCCAAATGAAAATTCAAGTCAAATAGTAACAGTTGCTCGTGATTCCCAGAGTGGGCTGCATCAcgatgaaaatttcaagaatctTGAGAGATATGATGAGATTACAGAGAAGGGGATGCATTCTGAGTCAGGGGATAGTGATGAAGGATATTTTGATGCGCCTGATACACTTTCAAGAACCGAATCTTTTTTCATCAATTGTAGTGTGAGTGGTTTAAGTGGATTTGATGATTTAGATACCGAACCACCCAAAAGTTTTTTGACAGACACAAAATCTCGGGAGTTCATGATGGATAGGTTTCTCCCTGCTGCAAAAGCAATGGCTTCTGAGACACCACACTGTGCATCCGAAAAAGAAGCTATCACCAGAGAACAACCCCAACAATCAAAGAAAATAGTTAACAGCAGTAAGCCTTTACTTCGCTATGGGCCTAGTTTTGCAAAGCGGTATTCGTATTGCCATGAAACAGAAGAAGATCAAGAAGAAGAGGAGAGTGATGATGACTATATGCAACATAAAAGATTTCCGGGAGTTTGTGGTCTGCTACCCCGGTTTTGCTCAAGAAGTTCACTGGGCGTTTTAAATGCAGTACCTGCGATGAGTATGAGGACCCGAGTTCCAATATATGCTAACACAACTCAAAATCGATCTTCTTCAGCTGGATCTTATAGCGAGACCAGGAACAAG TCCAAGCCCGATCATTCTGAGCTTAAATCAGTGGACACAATCCAGACATCTGAACTTGGGGTGAATAAGACTAATTCGGGAAATGAACATGTTCAACTAGAGAACCATAATGCACCAACAAGTTGTAATGCACCTTTTTTGTTTATTGAGGAACAAGAAGTTACTGGTGTTCCTGAAGAAACAAAGAATACAGGGATTAATGCCAAAACCTTTCAAGAACTATTGGCTGATCAAGGCAGTTTAGAGGAATCAGATGCAGGAGAACCTGCTGTGGAAAAAACTCTCTATGTTGATACAATGAAGATAGTGGGCACTGAAAGCACGGCTTCCTGTTCTCCACCGACTGATGAAGATGCTAAAGGAGTTCCTGTTTCAGGGGAAGTCGTAAACATTAGTGCTAATAAAGTAGTGTTGGATGTAGCAGAGGCATACGGAGAAAATGAAGACGTTAACCTCAGTTCAACTATGACAAAAAATGTAAAAGATATGGACAAAGATTCTTCTGAAAGTTTAGACAATCAGCCACCAAAAACATTAGCTCTGGAAAAGGGGACTCATCCAAATCACCCTCGATATCCAGTTCCCCCATCTTTACCTAAATCTCCATCAGATTCTTGGCTCGGGCGTACTTTACCTTCCATTTCCATGAAGAAGTCACATCTCCGTTCATCTTTTGCTGTGGCAACAAATCCCCAGAATCATTATCCCAAGGCACCTAGAGGCGATATCACCTGGGAAACTTTTGTTAAATCTACTAAG GAACTCTTGGCGCCCATACCAGAAGGTTAA
- the LOC140864135 gene encoding F-box protein MAX2 homolog A, with product MAAEAAAVDFITTINDLPDVILSNIIAAVSDVRSRNSASVVCHKWYLLERATRGSLTLRGNIRDLFMVPNCFTSVSHLDISLLSPWGHSLAAASDPKLIACLLHRAFPSLSSIKLYARNPSTIQLVAHQWPNLKHVKLVRWHQRPQTSAAGDELKILFQERGQLNSLDLSAFYCWTDDVPPALESYPLLASNLTCLNLLNPSFSEGFKSDEIKIITKYCPNLREFRAACTFDPRYIGFVGNEGLVSVSVNCPKLSILHLADTSALSTARGDPEHDGFTQEDAKIDAATLIEVFSGLPLLVELALDVCNNVRDSGPALEVLDSKCPNLRSLKLGLFHGISMPIESKLDGVALCQILESLSIRNVGDLTDMGLIAIARGCSRLAKFEVQGCKKITTRGMRTFVSLLRQTLVSVRISCCKNLGAASSLKALEPIQDRIVRLHIDCIWDCPEELNDLDGANGGFDLNFLEQVEASNPPGGHSSMSSSYDYLDMGNPPKKCKYSSNLDSGYVGFDLNDNGFTYGNGFVEKTWDRLQYLSLWIEVGQLLTPLSSAGLENCPNLEEIRIKVEGDCRDLSRPSEREFGLSILMNYPSLKRMHLDCGDTIGYAHTAPSGQMDLSLWERFHLFCIGDLGLTELDYWPPQDRDVNQRSLSLPAAGLLQECVGLRKLFIHGTAHEHFMMFLLRIPDLRDVQLREDYYPAPENDMSTEMRPDSCSRFEAALNRRRISD from the coding sequence ATGGCGGCGGAGGCGGCGGCGGTGGATTTCATTACGACAATCAACGACCTCCCGGACGTCATTCTGTCCAACATAATCGCCGCCGTGTCTGATGTTCGCAGCCGCAACTCCGCCTCAGTCGTCTGCCACAAGTGGTACCTTTTGGAGCGCGCCACACGTGGTTCCCTCACCCTCCGTGGAAATATCCGCGACCTCTTCATGGTCCCCAACTGCTTCACATCCGTATCCCACCTCGACATCTCTCTTCTTTCCCCATGGGGTCACTCCCTCGCCGCCGCCTCCGACCCTAAGCTCATCGCCTGCCTCCTCCACAGGGCCTTTCCTTCTTTGTCTTCCATCAAGCTATACGCTCGAAACCCCTCAACTATTCAGCTCGTCGCTCATCAGTGGCCCAATCTCAAACACGTGAAGCTGGTCAGATGGCACCAGAGACCTCAAACATCCGCCGCCGGTGATGAACTCAAGATCTTGTTTCAGGAACGTGGACAATTGAATTCTCTTGATCTTTCGGCGTTTTATTGCTGGACGGATGACGTGCCTCCGGCTCTTGAGTCATATCCGTTACTTGCCTCGAATCTCACCTGCCTCAATCTTCTGAACCCATCGTTTTCTGAAGGTTTCAAATCCGATGAGATCAAGATAATCACCAAATATTGTCCAAATCTGAGGGAATTTCGCGCTGCGTGTACGTTCGATCCAAGGTATATCGGATTTGTTGGTAACGAAGGTTTGGTTTCTGTATCAGTGAACTGCCCAAAGTTGTCAATTCTTCACTTGGCTGATACTTCAGCTTTATCCACTGCGAGAGGTGACCCGGAGCACGATGGATTCACCCAAGAGGACGCGAAAATTGATGCGGCCACTTTGATCGAGGTATTTTCAGGGCTTCCATTGTTAGTAGAACTAGCTTTAGATGTTTGTAATAATGTCCGAGACAGTGGTCCAGCTCTGGAGGTTCTCGACTCGAAATGCCCCAACTTGAGGTCCCTTAAATTGGGGCTATTTCATGGGATTTCGATGCCGATTGAGTCCAAGCTCGATGGCGTAGCCCTCTGCCAAATACTTGAGTCACTGTCGATTAGGAATGTGGGTGATTTGACTGACATGGGATTGATTGCAATTGCCAGAGGGTGTTCTAGGTTGGCAAAGTTTGAGGTTCAAGGTTGCAAGAAAATAACCACACGGGGGATGAGGACTTTTGTTTCTTTGCTCCGTCAGACCTTAGTCAGTGTCAGAATCTCCTGTTGCAAGAATCTTGGCGCAGCATCGTCTTTGAAGGCGTTGGAGCCAATTCAGGATCGAATCGTGAGGCTTCACATCGATTGCATCTGGGATTGTCCCGAAGAGCTCAATGATCTTGATGGGGCTAATGGTGGTTTCGACCTCAATTTTTTAGAGCAAGTGGAAGCATCAAATCCTCCGGGTGGACATTCAAGCATGAGTTCCAGTTATGACTACTTGGACATGGGTAATCCCCCCAAGAAATGCAAATACTCGTCCAATCTTGACTCTGGTTATGTAGGTTTCGATCTTAATGATAATGGCTTCACATATGGGAATGGGTTCGTGGAGAAAACATGGGACAGGCTTCAATATCTATCTCTCTGGATCGAAGTAGGCCAGCTTTTGACCCCTCTGTCATCTGCAGGACTTGAAAATTGTCCAAATTTGGAGGAGATTCGAATCAAGGTGGAAGGAGATTGTAGGGACTTATCAAGGCCTTCTGAACGTGAATTTGGGTTGAGCATTCTAATGAACTATCCCAGCCTAAAAAGGATGCATTTAGACTGCGGCGACACCATTGGCTATGCCCACACTGCACCTTCTGGGCAGATGGATTTGAGCCTCTGGGAACGGTTTCATCTGTTCTGTATAGGTGATTTGGGCCTAACTGAGCTGGATTACTGGCCTCCACAGGACAGGGATGTTAACCAGCGGAGCTTATCTCTCCCGGCAGCCGGATTGCTGCAAGAATGTGTTGGGCTCAGGAAACTTTTCATACATGGGACGGCTCACGAGCACTTCATGATGTTTTTGCTGAGGATACCGGATCTAAGAGACGTCCAGTTGAGAGAGGACTACTATCCTGCACCAGAGAATGATATGAGCACTGAGATGAGGCCAGACTCGTGCAGCCGTTTCGAGGCTGCGCTTAACAGGCGCCGGATTTCTGATTGA
- the LOC140859827 gene encoding trihelix transcription factor ENAP2-like isoform X1, translated as MSPSPTTPTPPYSAAASPISDDDKDLHSSPPSPTKPELPPPAIRTPGFPTREDCWSEDATQTLIDAWGARYVELNRKNLHRKDWQEVADAVNAIHATSLKLRRTDVQCKNRIDTVKKKYKIEKPKVVQSNGRYSSTWPHFRSVDALIGDAFYKTNCNSNGHSRSLRRRVSLSPEASSSSPPPPEALTHYRMNPPAMIHHQEKDQVFSHLLRPPWSVPVGPRSKRSMTNFSVMAAAAAVMKAKEDEEEDSAAWGRGSSAVGMKRKGPMGEKGAVVAEGYTRLAEAIASLGKIYEKVEVAKQRQMVELEKQRMQFAKDLEIQRMKLFVESQVQFERLNRLKHNSQSTDGYL; from the exons ATGTCGCCTTCACCCACCACTCCTACCCCTCCTTACTCCGCCGCAGCCTCCCCCATCTCCGACGACGACAAAGATCTCCATTCATCCCCTCCCTCACCGACGAAACCCGAACTTCCGCCGCCGGCGATACGAACCCCGGGTTTTCCGACCCGCGAGGACTGTTGGTCAGAGGATGCAACTCAGACGCTCATTGATGCTTGGGGGGCACGCTACGTGGAGCTTAACCGCAAAAACCTCCACCGCAAGGACTGGCAGGAGGTTGCCGACGCCGTCAATGCCATCCACGCCACTTCCCTTAAGCTTCGCCGCACCGACGTCCAGTGTAAGAACCGCATCGACACCGTCAAAAAGAAGTACAAGATCGAGAAGCCTAAGGTCGTTCAATCAAACGGCCGCTACTCCTCCACGTGGCCCCATTTCCGCAGCGTTGACGCCCTCATTGGTGACGCTTTCTACAAGACTAACTGTAACTCCAATGGTCACAGCAGGAGCCTTCGCCGCAGAGTTTCTCTTTCGCCGGAGGCCTCGTCATCTTCCCCGCCTCCACCTGAGGCACTCACCCATTACCGGATGAATCCACCGGCCATGATCCACCACCAAGAAAAAGATCAAGTTTTTAGTCATCTTCTGAGACCACCATGGTCTGTACCTGTTGGGCCAAGGTCTAAGCGGAGCATGACGAATTTCTCTGTCATGGCGGCGGCGGCCGCGGTTATGAAGGCTAAAGAGGATGAAGAAGAGGATTCTGCAGCTTGGGGTCGGGGGTCATCGGCAGTGGGAATGAAAAGGAAAGGGCCAATGGGAGAGAAAGGGGCAGTGGTGGCGGAGGGGTATACGAGGTTAGCAGAGGCCATAGCAAGTTTAGGGAAGATATACGAGAAAGTGGAGGTGGCGAAGCAGAGGCAGATGGTGGAGTTGGAGAAACAAAGGATGCAGTTTGCGAAGGATTTGGAGATCCAGAGAATGAAGTTATTCGTGGAATCACAGGTCCAGTTCGAGAGGCTTAATCGACTCAAGCACAATTCACAAAGTA CAGATGGTTACTTATAG
- the LOC140859827 gene encoding trihelix transcription factor ENAP2-like isoform X2: MSPSPTTPTPPYSAAASPISDDDKDLHSSPPSPTKPELPPPAIRTPGFPTREDCWSEDATQTLIDAWGARYVELNRKNLHRKDWQEVADAVNAIHATSLKLRRTDVQCKNRIDTVKKKYKIEKPKVVQSNGRYSSTWPHFRSVDALIGDAFYKTNCNSNGHSRSLRRRVSLSPEASSSSPPPPEALTHYRMNPPAMIHHQEKDQVFSHLLRPPWSVPVGPRSKRSMTNFSVMAAAAAVMKAKEDEEEDSAAWGRGSSAVGMKRKGPMGEKGAVVAEGYTRLAEAIASLGKIYEKVEVAKQRQMVELEKQRMQFAKDLEIQRMKLFVESQVQFERLNRLKHNSQSNGYL; encoded by the exons ATGTCGCCTTCACCCACCACTCCTACCCCTCCTTACTCCGCCGCAGCCTCCCCCATCTCCGACGACGACAAAGATCTCCATTCATCCCCTCCCTCACCGACGAAACCCGAACTTCCGCCGCCGGCGATACGAACCCCGGGTTTTCCGACCCGCGAGGACTGTTGGTCAGAGGATGCAACTCAGACGCTCATTGATGCTTGGGGGGCACGCTACGTGGAGCTTAACCGCAAAAACCTCCACCGCAAGGACTGGCAGGAGGTTGCCGACGCCGTCAATGCCATCCACGCCACTTCCCTTAAGCTTCGCCGCACCGACGTCCAGTGTAAGAACCGCATCGACACCGTCAAAAAGAAGTACAAGATCGAGAAGCCTAAGGTCGTTCAATCAAACGGCCGCTACTCCTCCACGTGGCCCCATTTCCGCAGCGTTGACGCCCTCATTGGTGACGCTTTCTACAAGACTAACTGTAACTCCAATGGTCACAGCAGGAGCCTTCGCCGCAGAGTTTCTCTTTCGCCGGAGGCCTCGTCATCTTCCCCGCCTCCACCTGAGGCACTCACCCATTACCGGATGAATCCACCGGCCATGATCCACCACCAAGAAAAAGATCAAGTTTTTAGTCATCTTCTGAGACCACCATGGTCTGTACCTGTTGGGCCAAGGTCTAAGCGGAGCATGACGAATTTCTCTGTCATGGCGGCGGCGGCCGCGGTTATGAAGGCTAAAGAGGATGAAGAAGAGGATTCTGCAGCTTGGGGTCGGGGGTCATCGGCAGTGGGAATGAAAAGGAAAGGGCCAATGGGAGAGAAAGGGGCAGTGGTGGCGGAGGGGTATACGAGGTTAGCAGAGGCCATAGCAAGTTTAGGGAAGATATACGAGAAAGTGGAGGTGGCGAAGCAGAGGCAGATGGTGGAGTTGGAGAAACAAAGGATGCAGTTTGCGAAGGATTTGGAGATCCAGAGAATGAAGTTATTCGTGGAATCACAGGTCCAGTTCGAGAGGCTTAATCGACTCAAGCACAATTCACAAAGTA ATGGTTACTTATAG